The following coding sequences are from one Novosphingobium sp. KACC 22771 window:
- the lepB gene encoding signal peptidase I, producing MSQADPAAKPGAQPGRKPEKQEENFFVFLIKLVVIVAVFRSFIFSPFNIPSESMLPRLVNGDYLLAAKWPYGYSRYSMPFSLPLIPGRILATQPKRGDVVIFKAPPTNQDDWIKRVIGLPGDTIQMKGGVLYINGNAVPKQKIEDFEIAVSPNTSCYQPRYGMNVNYETVKDGKTICHYPQYRETLPADNGKPGKSYNVLDMETTPQDNTLPYIVPEGALFLMGDDRDNSQDSRFPVEVGGIGYVPQGNLVGRATIVMWSTDGSVSWYKPWTWLTAARWNRIGGTF from the coding sequence ATGAGCCAAGCCGACCCCGCCGCCAAGCCCGGCGCCCAGCCCGGTAGAAAGCCGGAAAAACAGGAGGAGAACTTTTTCGTTTTCCTTATCAAGCTGGTGGTGATCGTCGCCGTCTTCCGCAGCTTCATCTTCTCGCCCTTTAACATTCCCAGCGAATCGATGCTGCCGCGTCTGGTCAATGGCGACTATTTGCTCGCCGCCAAATGGCCCTATGGCTATTCGCGCTATTCGATGCCTTTCAGCCTGCCGCTGATCCCGGGCCGCATTCTGGCCACCCAGCCCAAGCGCGGCGATGTGGTGATCTTCAAGGCGCCGCCGACCAATCAGGACGACTGGATCAAGCGCGTGATCGGCCTGCCGGGCGATACGATCCAGATGAAGGGCGGCGTCCTCTATATCAACGGCAATGCCGTGCCCAAGCAGAAGATCGAGGATTTCGAGATCGCCGTCTCGCCCAACACCTCCTGCTATCAGCCGCGCTATGGCATGAACGTGAATTACGAGACGGTGAAGGATGGCAAGACCATTTGCCACTATCCGCAATATCGCGAGACGCTGCCCGCCGACAATGGCAAGCCGGGCAAGAGCTATAACGTCCTCGACATGGAAACCACCCCGCAGGACAACACCCTGCCCTATATCGTGCCCGAGGGCGCGCTGTTCCTGATGGGCGATGACCGCGACAATTCGCAGGACAGCCGTTTCCCCGTCGAGGTGGGCGGCATCGGCTATGTGCCGCAGGGCAATCTGGTGGGCCGCGCCACCATCGTGATGTGGTCGACCGACGGATCGGTTTCGTGGTACAAGCCCTGGACCTGGCTGACCGCCGCGCGCTGGAACCGGATCGGGGGCACCTTTTGA
- the rnc gene encoding ribonuclease III produces MSKTLTTKPVNNPALPDATREFLTRVIGVNPDGASEWTAALTHGSFSAQNSARGKGIEDYQRLEFLGDRVLGLTIAEWLYESEGSAEGRLSQRLNVLVSRQMCATIARRIGLGEHIRLGKQARDDGGSDSENILGDVMEALIGASFVTRGFEPTRALIRQLWAEDVGGRAGQAKHPKSALQEWAAGNRRKAPEYRLVDRSGPDHAARFTVAVAIKGVGEVEAVANSKQEAETQAAAAFLRQFG; encoded by the coding sequence TTGAGCAAGACGCTGACGACAAAGCCTGTCAACAATCCTGCGCTTCCTGATGCCACGCGGGAGTTTCTGACCCGCGTGATTGGCGTAAATCCCGATGGCGCTTCCGAATGGACCGCCGCGCTCACCCATGGCAGTTTTTCCGCGCAGAACAGCGCTCGCGGCAAGGGTATCGAAGACTATCAGCGGCTCGAATTTCTGGGCGACCGGGTATTGGGCCTGACGATTGCCGAATGGCTGTATGAAAGCGAGGGCTCGGCCGAGGGCCGCCTCTCGCAGCGTTTGAACGTGCTGGTCAGCCGCCAGATGTGCGCCACCATTGCCCGCCGCATCGGGCTTGGCGAACATATCCGCCTTGGCAAACAGGCACGCGATGATGGCGGATCGGACAGCGAGAATATCCTTGGCGATGTGATGGAAGCGCTGATCGGCGCGTCTTTTGTCACGCGCGGCTTTGAACCCACCCGCGCCCTGATCCGGCAATTGTGGGCCGAAGATGTCGGCGGGCGGGCGGGGCAAGCCAAGCACCCCAAATCCGCGCTTCAGGAATGGGCCGCCGGCAATCGCCGCAAGGCCCCCGAATATCGACTGGTCGATCGTTCAGGCCCCGATCATGCCGCCCGCTTTACCGTCGCCGTGGCGATCAAGGGTGTGGGCGAGGTAGAGGCCGTGGCCAACAGCAAACAGGAGGCCGAAACACAGGCGGCCGCCGCATTTTTAAGGCAATTTGGATGA
- a CDS encoding alpha/beta hydrolase family protein gives MIVKQFGRACAGMLALAVALGVGVSAQGIAQGAPAPEAEHRLDAADFAVLPFVAQPALSPDGQWIGGLFAIGGQKRICAVGLFEGQGKPSCIGIPDMTEANGLEWVNNDNLLVRLSVLQPVEGDRFYVSRLINFNRTTGKITKLFWDSKGQSADRILWTAHDGSPTALIAAQNSIYLSADFWPAVYRFNVETGSKTIVQQGREDVMTWFTDGDGAVRIGYGYDDNSRKSRVMYRNGAGEPFRVVDRADGRKREDLISVVGFGASPGSALMIHDDKDNHSALFEVDVATQKDLRTIWTAPEGSWIEGTWTDVDRKTVLGLRLAGKEEKRVWLDPVLAETQAAFAKAVPERRVGIIDINRDHTRMLVRIDAPDAPGAIYFYDVNDGVLHRIAYLSDRIKGQALNPVKAVRYKARDGLEIEAILTLPKGKVAKNLPFVVMPHGGPWAHDTLDYDYWAQFVAQLGYGVIQPNFRGSDGYGEAFERKGEGQMGLAMQDDINDALAWAVKEGIADGKRACIVGASYGGYATMWGLARDAGLWRCGISISGVASVRREVNDMGNSLYGNRNQDAWKRMTPDFAAVSPLNAVDRIKAPLLLVHGKMDVTVDHGQSASMAARMRAAGKAVEFVSLPKADHYFTREADRLELLKAIETFLKKNNPAD, from the coding sequence ATGATCGTAAAGCAGTTTGGCCGGGCATGCGCTGGCATGCTGGCGCTGGCCGTGGCGCTTGGTGTGGGCGTCAGCGCGCAAGGAATCGCGCAGGGGGCGCCGGCGCCCGAGGCCGAGCACCGGCTTGATGCCGCCGACTTTGCCGTGCTGCCCTTTGTGGCCCAGCCCGCGCTCTCGCCCGATGGGCAATGGATCGGCGGGCTTTTCGCCATCGGCGGGCAAAAGCGGATTTGCGCGGTCGGGCTGTTTGAAGGGCAGGGCAAGCCTTCCTGCATCGGCATTCCCGATATGACCGAGGCGAATGGGCTGGAATGGGTCAATAATGACAATCTGCTGGTCCGCCTCAGCGTCCTTCAGCCGGTCGAGGGCGACCGCTTTTATGTCAGCCGCCTCATCAACTTCAACCGCACGACCGGCAAGATCACCAAGCTGTTCTGGGACAGCAAGGGGCAATCGGCCGACCGCATCCTGTGGACCGCGCATGACGGCTCGCCCACCGCGCTGATAGCGGCGCAGAATTCGATCTATTTGTCGGCCGACTTCTGGCCTGCGGTCTATCGCTTCAATGTCGAAACCGGCAGCAAGACGATCGTGCAGCAGGGGCGCGAGGATGTCATGACATGGTTCACCGACGGCGATGGCGCGGTGCGGATCGGCTATGGCTATGACGATAACAGCCGCAAGTCGCGCGTGATGTATCGCAACGGCGCGGGTGAACCCTTTCGCGTTGTGGACCGCGCCGACGGGCGCAAGCGTGAGGATCTGATCTCGGTGGTCGGCTTTGGCGCCAGCCCGGGCAGCGCGCTGATGATCCATGATGACAAGGACAATCACTCCGCCCTGTTCGAGGTGGACGTGGCCACGCAAAAGGATCTGCGCACGATCTGGACCGCGCCCGAGGGCAGCTGGATCGAGGGCACGTGGACCGATGTGGACCGCAAGACGGTGCTGGGCCTGCGTCTGGCGGGCAAGGAGGAGAAGCGGGTCTGGCTGGACCCGGTGCTGGCCGAAACGCAGGCGGCCTTTGCCAAGGCGGTGCCCGAGCGGCGGGTGGGGATCATCGACATCAACCGCGACCACACAAGGATGCTGGTGCGTATTGATGCGCCCGATGCGCCGGGCGCGATCTACTTCTATGACGTCAACGATGGCGTGCTGCACCGCATCGCCTATCTGTCCGACCGGATCAAGGGGCAGGCGCTCAACCCGGTCAAGGCGGTGCGCTACAAGGCGCGCGACGGGCTGGAGATCGAGGCGATCCTGACCCTGCCCAAGGGCAAGGTTGCGAAAAACCTGCCCTTTGTGGTGATGCCCCATGGCGGGCCTTGGGCGCATGACACGCTGGACTATGACTACTGGGCGCAATTTGTGGCCCAGCTTGGCTATGGCGTGATCCAGCCCAATTTCCGCGGATCGGACGGCTATGGCGAGGCGTTTGAGCGCAAGGGCGAGGGTCAGATGGGCCTGGCCATGCAGGATGACATCAATGACGCGCTGGCCTGGGCGGTGAAGGAGGGCATTGCCGATGGCAAGCGGGCCTGCATCGTGGGGGCGTCCTATGGCGGCTATGCCACGATGTGGGGCCTGGCGCGCGATGCGGGCCTGTGGCGATGCGGCATTTCGATTTCCGGCGTGGCCAGCGTGCGGCGCGAGGTCAATGACATGGGCAATTCGCTTTATGGCAACCGCAATCAGGATGCGTGGAAGCGCATGACGCCCGATTTCGCCGCCGTTTCGCCGCTCAACGCGGTGGACCGGATCAAGGCGCCGCTGCTGCTGGTCCATGGCAAGATGGACGTGACGGTCGATCATGGCCAGTCGGCGTCGATGGCGGCCAGAATGCGCGCGGCGGGCAAGGCGGTGGAATTTGTCTCGCTGCCCAAGGCGGACCATTATTTCACGCGCGAGGCGGACCGGCTGGAATTGCTGAAGGCGATTGAGACCTTTTTGAAAAAGAACAATCCCGCCGATTAA
- the era gene encoding GTPase Era — MAESCGLVAVLGAPNAGKSTLVNALVGQKVAIVSQKAQTTRARLMGIALEQSDKHNAQIILADTPGIFAPRRRLDRAMVAAAWEGASEADAILLVVDAAKKNRQGLEEILESLKGRPERKLLALNKVDLCPKEPLLVLAQELTQAVDFAEVFFISASTGDGVAQLKARLADMMLEGPWNFPEDQVSDASERLMAAEITREQLYRQLHDELPYDSTVRPESYTHRKDGSVEIRQQIVIARESQKPIVLGKRGARLKAIGEASRAELAELLGVKVHLFLHVKVDENWADAREIYEEIGLEWVK, encoded by the coding sequence ATCGCAGAATCTTGCGGCCTTGTGGCCGTGCTGGGCGCCCCCAATGCGGGCAAGTCCACGCTGGTCAATGCGCTGGTCGGGCAAAAGGTGGCGATTGTCTCCCAAAAGGCGCAGACCACCCGCGCCCGCCTGATGGGCATCGCGCTGGAGCAATCGGACAAGCACAACGCCCAGATCATCCTGGCCGACACGCCGGGCATTTTCGCCCCGCGCCGCCGCCTCGACCGCGCGATGGTGGCCGCCGCATGGGAAGGCGCAAGCGAGGCCGATGCCATCCTGCTGGTGGTCGATGCCGCCAAGAAGAACCGGCAGGGGCTGGAGGAGATCCTCGAATCGCTCAAGGGTCGCCCCGAGCGCAAGCTGCTCGCCCTCAACAAGGTCGATCTGTGCCCAAAGGAGCCGCTGCTGGTTCTGGCGCAGGAATTGACGCAGGCGGTCGATTTTGCCGAGGTGTTCTTCATCTCCGCCTCGACCGGCGATGGCGTCGCGCAATTGAAGGCGCGTCTGGCCGACATGATGCTCGAAGGCCCGTGGAATTTCCCGGAAGATCAGGTGTCGGACGCCTCGGAACGGTTGATGGCCGCGGAAATCACCCGCGAACAGCTCTATCGCCAGCTCCACGACGAGCTGCCCTATGACAGCACCGTGCGTCCCGAAAGCTATACCCACCGCAAGGATGGCAGCGTCGAGATCCGCCAGCAGATCGTGATCGCCCGCGAGAGCCAGAAGCCCATCGTGCTGGGCAAGCGCGGCGCGCGGCTGAAAGCCATCGGCGAGGCCTCGCGGGCCGAACTGGCCGAGCTGCTGGGGGTCAAGGTGCATCTGTTCCTGCACGTCAAGGTTGACGAAAACTGGGCCGATGCGCGCGAAATTTATGAGGAAATCGGGCTGGAATGGGTAAAATAA
- a CDS encoding ArnT family glycosyltransferase, which translates to MVEYIAELPARLRGAAKSEASKSAQPVVGMGEKAALGAVRGVNLLLMGFAYLAVGLLLRGATLGYPIIHIDEQFYLLVGERMLHGAVPYVDIWDRKPIGLFLLYGAIRLLGGDGILQYQLAALACVAGTSLVIYRMAREIASPMGAWWAGVAYQLFLSAFFCFGGQAPVFYNLLMALAGLGMMGVWTAKTDRRLFVHGLAIMAVVGVSLQIKYTVVFEGMAFGLMLMARARALGWSHGRIVAAAVGWAGVALVPTLAAWGAYIAMGHGMAFAQANFLSIFDRHEEFDGSLFRLFKESLALLPVWAALFLAPRQMPPVRYAARPAQTFLRIWAAVAVGGFLLFGTWYDHYVAPLLVPLMALAAPALGRGRPFRWYTHFMLGIGMAAAAVVTIYNTRHHGTTEETELAADMIRSAAATPNGQGCVYINEGDPILYHMTNACFATRYVFPNHLNNMSEKFALGVDANDEMRAILARRPQVIAMLETPFSKPVNWQSRKILMEGLKEHYRPFADPFIGSRHYQLFVLKNAATKPGH; encoded by the coding sequence ATGGTCGAATATATCGCAGAACTTCCGGCGAGGTTGCGGGGTGCGGCCAAGTCGGAAGCCTCGAAGTCCGCCCAGCCTGTGGTGGGCATGGGCGAAAAGGCTGCGCTGGGCGCGGTGCGCGGGGTCAATCTGCTGCTGATGGGCTTTGCCTATCTGGCGGTCGGGCTGCTGCTGCGCGGCGCCACGCTGGGCTATCCGATTATCCATATCGACGAGCAGTTCTATCTGCTGGTGGGCGAGCGCATGCTGCATGGCGCGGTGCCCTATGTGGACATTTGGGATCGCAAGCCGATCGGGCTGTTCCTGCTTTATGGTGCGATCCGGTTGCTGGGGGGCGACGGGATCCTGCAATATCAGCTGGCGGCGCTGGCCTGCGTGGCGGGCACGTCGCTGGTGATCTATCGCATGGCGCGCGAGATTGCCTCGCCGATGGGGGCATGGTGGGCCGGGGTGGCCTATCAATTGTTCCTTTCGGCCTTCTTCTGCTTTGGCGGACAGGCACCGGTTTTCTACAATCTGCTGATGGCTCTGGCGGGCCTTGGCATGATGGGCGTATGGACGGCCAAGACTGACCGGCGTCTGTTTGTCCATGGTCTGGCCATCATGGCGGTGGTCGGCGTCTCGCTTCAGATCAAATATACCGTAGTGTTTGAAGGCATGGCCTTTGGCCTGATGCTGATGGCGCGCGCGCGGGCGCTGGGCTGGTCGCATGGGCGGATTGTGGCGGCGGCGGTCGGCTGGGCGGGCGTGGCGCTGGTGCCCACGCTGGCGGCGTGGGGCGCCTATATCGCCATGGGCCACGGCATGGCCTTTGCGCAGGCCAACTTCCTTTCGATCTTTGACCGGCATGAGGAATTCGACGGTTCGCTCTTCCGACTGTTCAAGGAATCGCTGGCGCTGCTGCCGGTTTGGGCGGCGCTGTTTCTGGCCCCGCGCCAAATGCCGCCGGTGCGCTATGCCGCCCGCCCGGCCCAAACTTTCCTGCGCATCTGGGCGGCGGTGGCGGTGGGCGGGTTCCTGCTGTTTGGCACATGGTATGACCATTATGTCGCGCCGCTGCTGGTGCCGCTGATGGCGCTGGCCGCGCCCGCGCTGGGGCGCGGGCGGCCGTTCCGCTGGTACACGCATTTCATGCTGGGCATCGGCATGGCCGCGGCCGCCGTGGTCACGATCTACAACACGCGCCATCATGGCACGACCGAGGAAACCGAGCTGGCCGCCGACATGATCCGCAGCGCGGCCGCCACGCCCAATGGGCAGGGCTGCGTCTATATCAATGAAGGCGATCCCATCCTCTATCACATGACCAATGCCTGCTTTGCCACGCGCTATGTCTTTCCCAATCACCTGAACAATATGTCCGAAAAGTTCGCCTTGGGTGTGGATGCCAATGACGAGATGCGCGCCATTCTGGCCCGCAGGCCGCAGGTGATCGCCATGCTGGAAACGCCCTTCTCCAAACCGGTCAACTGGCAATCGCGCAAGATCCTGATGGAAGGGCTCAAAGAACATTACCGCCCGTTCGCCGATCCGTTTATCGGCAGCCGCCATTATCAATTGTTCGTGCTGAAAAACGCTGCGACCAAACCGGGACATTAA
- a CDS encoding shikimate kinase produces the protein MDEDHTLSESANEAAHLAAVLARIDRPIVLVGMMGVGKTSLGRRLAALLGVPFVDADDEIEKAAHMPIPDIFATYGEAFFREGERRVIARLLGESTPGDATSGLKLPHAGQGKAGLKVLSTGGGAFVNDATRELILARGIAVWLDAELETLVDRTARKGNRPLLKNGNPREILSNLKSSREPFYSQAPIKVMSGNVPHARTLASLMVSLDEWLNAHGAKG, from the coding sequence ATGGATGAAGATCACACTCTTTCCGAAAGCGCCAACGAGGCGGCTCATCTGGCCGCGGTTCTGGCGCGTATCGACCGCCCCATCGTTCTGGTGGGCATGATGGGCGTGGGCAAAACCAGCCTGGGGCGGCGTCTGGCCGCCTTGCTGGGCGTGCCTTTTGTCGATGCCGATGACGAGATCGAGAAGGCGGCGCATATGCCTATTCCCGATATTTTCGCCACGTACGGCGAGGCTTTCTTTCGCGAGGGCGAAAGGCGGGTGATCGCGCGATTGCTCGGCGAAAGCACGCCCGGCGATGCGACCAGCGGGCTCAAGCTGCCTCACGCCGGCCAGGGCAAGGCGGGGCTAAAGGTTTTGTCCACCGGCGGCGGCGCGTTCGTGAATGACGCCACGCGCGAACTGATTCTGGCGCGCGGCATTGCGGTGTGGCTGGATGCGGAACTGGAAACGCTGGTGGATCGCACCGCGCGCAAGGGCAACCGGCCTTTGCTGAAAAACGGCAATCCACGCGAAATTCTCTCCAATCTCAAGTCCAGCCGCGAGCCTTTCTACTCGCAGGCCCCGATCAAGGTGATGAGCGGCAATGTGCCGCACGCCCGCACCTTGGCCAGCCTGATGGTTTCGCTGGACGAATGGCTCAATGCCCATGGCGCGAAAGGCTGA
- the gorA gene encoding glutathione-disulfide reductase yields the protein MAEYDYDLFVIGAGSGGVRASRIAASHGARVAVAEEFRVGGTCVIRGCVPKKLLVYASQFAEELHDTAKLGWTLGEKSFDWAALRDFVASDVDRLERAYTSTLDNNKVEHFHERATIAGPNAVRLASGREISAKYILVAVGAWPVMPEFPGNEHAITSNEVFHLENFPKRVVIQGAGYIALEFAGIFNALGAHVTVVNRSDKILRSYDSSLTDRLLTMMRARGVEFRFDAPIESIVKQSDGSFFVNTKGFLPMEADAVLVATGRRPKTPGLGLENAGIELGANGQIPVDEYNATSCPSIYAVGDVTDRVQLTPVAIREGHAFADTVFGGKPRTIAYDHIPSAVFSQPPLAGVGMTEAAARAAGHEIKVFTSDFRPMKNMFHTRAERGFYKLIVDAASDKVLGVHMIGPDAPEILQAVAIAVKAGLTKADFDDTVALHPSMAEELVLMR from the coding sequence ATGGCCGAATATGACTACGACCTGTTTGTGATTGGCGCCGGGTCGGGGGGCGTGCGGGCCAGCAGGATCGCGGCCAGCCATGGCGCGCGCGTCGCCGTGGCCGAAGAGTTCCGCGTGGGCGGCACCTGCGTTATTCGCGGCTGCGTGCCCAAGAAACTGCTGGTTTACGCCAGCCAGTTTGCCGAGGAACTGCACGATACGGCCAAGCTCGGCTGGACGCTGGGCGAAAAGAGCTTTGACTGGGCGGCCTTGCGCGATTTCGTGGCCAGCGATGTGGACCGGCTGGAGCGGGCCTATACCTCCACGCTGGACAACAACAAGGTTGAGCATTTCCACGAGCGCGCCACCATTGCCGGGCCCAACGCGGTTCGGCTGGCATCGGGGCGCGAGATCAGCGCGAAATACATTCTGGTGGCCGTGGGCGCATGGCCGGTGATGCCCGAATTTCCGGGCAATGAGCATGCGATCACCAGCAATGAAGTGTTCCATCTGGAAAACTTTCCCAAGCGCGTGGTGATTCAGGGCGCAGGCTATATCGCGCTGGAATTTGCGGGCATCTTCAATGCTCTGGGCGCGCATGTCACGGTGGTCAACCGTTCGGACAAGATCCTGCGTTCCTATGATTCCAGCCTGACCGACCGCCTGTTGACGATGATGCGCGCGCGCGGGGTAGAGTTCCGTTTCGACGCGCCGATCGAGAGCATCGTCAAGCAGTCCGATGGCTCGTTTTTTGTCAACACCAAGGGTTTTCTGCCGATGGAGGCGGATGCCGTGCTGGTCGCCACCGGGCGGCGGCCCAAGACGCCGGGGCTCGGGCTGGAAAACGCCGGGATCGAACTGGGCGCGAATGGCCAGATCCCGGTGGACGAATATAACGCTACCTCCTGCCCCTCGATCTATGCGGTGGGCGATGTGACCGATCGGGTGCAACTGACCCCCGTGGCCATCCGCGAAGGCCATGCCTTTGCCGACACCGTGTTCGGCGGCAAACCCCGCACCATTGCCTATGACCATATCCCCAGCGCGGTGTTCAGCCAGCCTCCACTGGCAGGCGTGGGCATGACCGAGGCGGCGGCGCGTGCGGCGGGCCATGAGATCAAGGTCTTTACCAGCGATTTCCGCCCGATGAAGAACATGTTCCATACGCGGGCCGAGCGGGGCTTCTACAAGCTGATCGTGGACGCGGCGAGCGACAAGGTGCTGGGCGTGCATATGATCGGGCCGGATGCGCCCGAGATTCTGCAGGCCGTGGCCATTGCCGTGAAGGCGGGCCTGACCAAGGCGGATTTCGACGATACGGTGGCGCTGCATCCCTCGATGGCCGAGGAATTGGTGTTGATGCGGTAA
- the pgi gene encoding glucose-6-phosphate isomerase codes for MSTNQSVKAAWDHLAGLPRPTLAELFAGDADRLSKLSTRFELGEGLGGIRFDWSKMHLDDAHIAGFEALAEAQDFDGRRAQLFGGEKINNTEGRAAEHTAQRGVGKDTSVEEAQALHQRTASLVAAIHEGALGEIKHLIHIGIGGSALGPALAIDALTRDGCVVEVHVVANIDGCALEAAFAKADPATTLIAVASKTFTTIETMTNAKSALNWLKENGVEDPYGRVVALTAAPEKAVEWGVDETRILPFPESVGGRYSLWSSIGFPVALALGFDEFAEFLAGAAAIDEHFANTSGADNLPLRAAFADQLYTRLRGCQTRACFAYDERLALLPDYLQQLEMESNGKSVTFDGAPLDGPSAPITWGGVGTDAQHAVFQLLHQGTITVPVDFIASIAPGDQLDPAHHRILLMNCFAQGAALMAGKDSADKSRSYPGNRPSATILIDDLSPASLGALIAFHEHRTFANAVLLGINPFDQFGVELGKQIANAIDKGEAQFDASTTALLAEAGLS; via the coding sequence GTGTCCACCAACCAATCGGTCAAGGCTGCATGGGACCATCTGGCGGGCCTGCCTCGCCCCACGCTGGCGGAATTGTTCGCCGGCGATGCCGATCGCCTGAGCAAGCTGTCCACCCGTTTCGAACTGGGCGAAGGGCTGGGCGGCATCCGCTTCGACTGGTCCAAGATGCATCTGGATGACGCGCATATCGCCGGCTTCGAAGCCTTGGCCGAGGCGCAGGATTTCGACGGCCGCCGCGCCCAATTGTTTGGCGGCGAAAAGATCAACAACACCGAAGGCCGCGCCGCCGAACATACCGCCCAGCGCGGCGTGGGCAAGGATACCAGCGTTGAGGAAGCCCAGGCCCTGCATCAGCGCACCGCCTCGCTGGTGGCTGCGATTCACGAGGGCGCGCTGGGCGAGATCAAGCATCTGATTCACATCGGCATCGGCGGCTCGGCGCTTGGCCCGGCGCTGGCGATTGACGCGCTGACCCGCGATGGCTGCGTGGTTGAGGTGCATGTGGTCGCCAATATCGACGGCTGCGCGCTGGAGGCCGCCTTTGCCAAGGCGGACCCGGCCACGACGCTGATCGCGGTGGCGTCCAAGACTTTCACCACCATCGAAACGATGACCAACGCGAAATCGGCGCTCAACTGGCTGAAGGAAAACGGTGTTGAGGATCCCTATGGTCGCGTTGTCGCGCTGACTGCCGCGCCGGAAAAGGCGGTGGAATGGGGCGTGGATGAAACCCGCATCCTGCCTTTCCCGGAAAGCGTGGGCGGGCGTTACTCGCTGTGGTCCTCGATCGGTTTCCCGGTCGCGCTGGCGCTGGGCTTTGACGAATTTGCCGAGTTCCTCGCGGGCGCGGCAGCCATTGACGAACATTTCGCCAACACCTCGGGCGCGGACAATCTGCCCCTGCGCGCGGCCTTTGCCGATCAGCTCTACACCCGCCTGCGTGGTTGCCAGACGCGCGCCTGCTTTGCCTATGACGAACGCCTCGCGCTGCTGCCGGACTATCTGCAACAGCTCGAAATGGAATCGAACGGCAAGAGCGTGACCTTTGACGGCGCGCCGCTGGATGGCCCCTCGGCGCCGATCACCTGGGGCGGGGTGGGTACGGACGCGCAGCATGCCGTTTTCCAGCTTCTGCATCAGGGCACCATCACCGTGCCGGTCGATTTCATCGCCAGCATCGCGCCGGGCGACCAGCTTGACCCGGCCCATCACCGCATCCTGCTGATGAACTGCTTTGCGCAGGGCGCCGCGCTGATGGCGGGCAAGGATTCGGCGGATAAATCGCGCTCCTATCCCGGCAACCGCCCCTCGGCCACGATCCTGATCGACGATCTCTCGCCCGCCAGCCTTGGCGCGCTGATCGCTTTCCATGAACACCGCACTTTTGCCAATGCGGTGCTGCTGGGCATCAATCCGTTTGACCAGTTCGGCGTGGAATTGGGCAAGCAGATCGCCAATGCCATCGACAAGGGCGAGGCCCAGTTCGACGCCAGCACCACCGCGCTGCTGGCCGAGGCGGGGTTAAGCTGA
- the aroB gene encoding 3-dehydroquinate synthase: MPVIPVDIAGRPYEVRVGAGLIARLAEEAGARLRKPVVPVITDANVHAAWGGAVDASLAAAGKKAAWHILPAGESTKSWANLVAVVDGLLALEVERGDHIIALGGGVIGDLTGFAASMLKRGCHFIQVPTSLLAQVDSSVGGKTAINTPAGKNLVGAFHQPSLVLADLDALDTLPRRELAAGYAEVVKYGLINDPEFFAWCEANGEGMLSGDRAAREYAVAYSVAAKARIVAQDEFETTGLRALLNLGHTFGHALEAETGFSDRLLHGEAVALGCVLAARFSARRGLMGADEAERVAAHIAAVGLPADVRALGLNVSGAQLAAHMLHDKKVDAGRLAFLLMRGIGGTFLTKDVTLEEVSAFLAEELEG; this comes from the coding sequence ATGCCGGTTATTCCTGTCGATATTGCGGGCCGCCCCTATGAAGTGCGCGTGGGCGCGGGTCTGATCGCGCGTCTGGCCGAGGAAGCGGGGGCGCGTTTGCGTAAACCCGTGGTGCCGGTCATCACCGATGCCAATGTCCATGCGGCATGGGGCGGCGCGGTCGATGCCTCCTTGGCGGCGGCGGGCAAAAAGGCGGCCTGGCATATCCTGCCTGCGGGCGAATCGACGAAAAGCTGGGCCAATCTGGTGGCGGTCGTCGATGGGCTGCTGGCGCTGGAGGTGGAACGGGGCGACCATATCATCGCGCTGGGCGGCGGGGTGATCGGCGATCTGACCGGCTTTGCCGCCAGCATGCTCAAGCGCGGGTGCCATTTCATTCAGGTGCCGACGTCGCTGCTGGCGCAGGTCGATTCGAGCGTGGGCGGCAAGACCGCGATCAACACGCCTGCGGGCAAGAATCTGGTCGGCGCGTTTCATCAGCCTTCGCTGGTGCTGGCCGATCTCGATGCGCTCGACACCCTGCCCCGGCGTGAACTGGCCGCAGGCTATGCCGAGGTGGTGAAATACGGGCTGATCAACGACCCGGAATTTTTCGCATGGTGCGAGGCCAATGGCGAGGGCATGCTGTCGGGCGACCGGGCGGCGCGGGAATATGCGGTGGCCTATTCGGTCGCGGCCAAGGCGCGCATCGTGGCGCAGGATGAGTTTGAGACCACGGGCCTGCGCGCCCTGCTCAACCTTGGCCATACGTTCGGCCATGCGCTTGAGGCCGAAACCGGCTTTTCCGACCGCCTGCTCCATGGCGAGGCCGTGGCTTTGGGCTGTGTGCTGGCGGCGCGGTTTTCGGCTCGGCGTGGGCTGATGGGCGCGGATGAGGCCGAGCGCGTGGCTGCCCATATTGCTGCGGTCGGCCTTCCCGCCGATGTTCGGGCGCTGGGGCTGAATGTGTCGGGGGCGCAATTGGCCGCCCATATGCTGCATGACAAGAAGGTCGATGCGGGGCGCTTGGCGTTTCTGCTGATGCGCGGGATCGGCGGGACGTTCCTGACCAAGGACGTGACGCTGGAGGAAGTTTCGGCGTTTTTGGCGGAAGAATTGGAAGGGTGA